From Streptomyces sp. TLI_053, a single genomic window includes:
- a CDS encoding MFS transporter, with protein MSLRDLLIDIEPLRASRDFRAVFIARTVSLFGLGVATVALASQVYDLSGSTLTVAAVGMVMSVSVLIGSLVGGVLADRHDRRMLIVSARAAATLAFAGLAVNAYQDSPKLWAVFPWVAWDGLASGVSITALMAVAPTLVRRDQLPAAGALLALTTEIGSVVAPFLGGMLLAAAGPGTAFAVTAATTAVTTLLVTRLRPLPPVFEEPEEDEPAEARDDRGAGAGGGAEGPRSGADNSLLGAVRYALRHRVVGGLLLLGGATSLFGVPVVLLPELVDVRYGGGTVMLGLLYSAPAVGAVLTSATSGWIGRSRRPGAVLIGAVLVSGLAIVGFGLSPSVVPAFLALAVAGAAGTVAAILDYALLQHHTPDRLRGRMSGFVTAQGTTGEIGGEAEVALLARWFSPGGAAVINGVICALAAVAVALTVPGLRNATLPDEDEGEEAADDSEADPKADPEADLKTDPGADPETDKDSAATAPPTTAPSAAAAPATS; from the coding sequence GTGTCCCTGCGCGATCTGTTGATCGACATCGAGCCGCTGCGCGCGAGCCGCGACTTCCGGGCCGTGTTCATCGCCCGCACCGTCTCCCTGTTCGGCCTCGGCGTCGCGACCGTCGCCCTGGCCTCGCAGGTGTACGACCTCAGCGGTTCGACCCTGACGGTGGCCGCCGTCGGCATGGTGATGAGCGTCAGCGTGCTCATCGGCTCCCTCGTCGGCGGTGTGCTCGCCGACCGGCACGACCGCCGCATGCTGATCGTGTCGGCCCGGGCCGCCGCCACGCTCGCCTTCGCCGGTCTCGCCGTCAACGCCTACCAGGACTCCCCGAAGCTCTGGGCGGTCTTCCCCTGGGTGGCCTGGGACGGCCTCGCCTCCGGCGTCAGCATCACCGCCCTGATGGCCGTCGCCCCGACCCTGGTGCGCCGGGACCAACTGCCCGCCGCCGGCGCGCTGCTCGCCCTGACCACCGAGATCGGCTCCGTGGTGGCGCCCTTCCTCGGCGGCATGCTGCTCGCCGCCGCCGGGCCGGGGACCGCGTTCGCCGTCACCGCCGCCACCACCGCGGTCACCACCCTGCTGGTCACCCGGCTCCGTCCGCTGCCGCCGGTCTTCGAGGAGCCCGAGGAGGACGAGCCCGCCGAGGCCCGGGATGACCGGGGCGCCGGCGCCGGGGGCGGAGCCGAGGGGCCTCGCTCCGGGGCCGACAACTCGCTGCTGGGAGCCGTCCGGTACGCACTGCGCCACCGGGTGGTCGGTGGTCTGCTGCTGCTCGGCGGCGCCACTTCGCTGTTCGGGGTCCCGGTGGTACTGCTTCCCGAACTCGTCGACGTCCGCTACGGCGGTGGCACGGTCATGCTCGGCCTGCTCTACAGCGCTCCGGCCGTGGGCGCGGTGCTGACCTCGGCGACCAGCGGCTGGATCGGCCGCAGCCGACGGCCCGGCGCGGTGCTGATCGGCGCGGTGCTGGTGTCGGGTCTCGCGATCGTCGGCTTCGGCCTCAGCCCCTCCGTGGTTCCGGCCTTCCTCGCCCTCGCGGTCGCCGGCGCGGCCGGCACGGTGGCGGCCATCCTCGACTACGCGCTGCTCCAGCACCACACCCCGGACCGGCTGCGCGGGCGGATGTCCGGCTTCGTGACCGCCCAGGGGACCACCGGGGAGATCGGCGGCGAGGCCGAAGTCGCGTTGCTCGCCCGCTGGTTCAGCCCCGGGGGCGCCGCGGTGATCAACGGCGTGATCTGCGCCCTGGCCGCCGTCGCCGTCGCGCTGACCGTCCCGGGCCTGCGCAACGCCACCCTGCCCGACGAGGACGAGGGCGAGGAAGCGGCCGACGACTCGGAAGCGGACCCGAAGGCGGACCCGGAGGCGGACCTGAAGACGGACCCGGGTGCGGACCCGGAGACGGACAAGGACAGCGCCGCCACGGCCCCTCCCACCACTGCCCCCTCCGCCGCCGCCGCGCCCGCGACCTCCTGA
- a CDS encoding non-ribosomal peptide synthetase produces the protein MNDRPQSRLPLTDAQSGVWYGQRLEPGSTAYNVGQYVEINGPVDQDLLEAALRHAVDETEALGMRFGEEDGTPYQEPAAPAGWVLPRTDLSGEADPRAAALALMRADLARPVDPAADRLFGFALLTLGEDRVLWYQRVHHIALDAYAMTLLTRRTAELYTASARGEEPPAAPGVRLADLLAEEAEYRESERSAADRAYWTGQLAGCPEPVPVAGAGHPAAAEFLRTGASLTEPQTAALLALAHELRATWADVALAAFAGYLHRTTGARDVLLAVPAMTRLGSVALAVPAMKVNVLPLRVAVAPGTAFGELVGRVVHAGRDLRRHQRHRAEGIRRELDPSGRRHAVFGPMVNIKAFDYHFDFDGSFGTPRNLAAGPVEDLTLSVYLDGGSRLRFELDGNPCAYTMEQLISRGQEFHTLLGALAGGVRPELPVGRLPLLTADGLLETLGPDPVAVLPGWGSVVGGVDRWVGSVPGGVAVRSGGVELSFGELGDRSGRLASVLVGLGAGPGRWVGVLLPRSVDLVVGLLAVLRSGAGYVPLDPGFPVERLGLMLGDAVPVCVVAVGETVGVVPEGVPVLRLDDPETVARVAEAEPLEEREYDEASAAYVIHTSGSTGRPKGVVVSHGALGAFLAVMGQRLGLGPGDAWVAVTTVSFDIAGLELFGPLVSGATVVLADRDTVRDPQALTALVARTRPAVVQATPSLWEELLAEPVSAPVWSGVHALVGGEALSGGLAERMARLCGRVSNVYGPTEVTVWATVAELSAGHRGTPGIGAPLPGVRALVLDPALQPVPVGIAGELYLSGVQLAHGYLNRPGQTAGRFVASPFDGPGARMYRTGDVVRRAADGGLEFLGRVDEQVKLRGFRIELGEVESALSAVPGVGRAVAVVLADVPGGRLVGYVTPAAGRGLPEGEVVRSAVGEVLPEYMVPSAVVALEALPLTANGKTDRRALPAPDRASAGGRRPGTAAERAVCTVFGEVLGLADVGAEDGFFELGGHSLLAARAAGRLRGRLGVDVAIRDVFEAPTPAALAARLADRAVTERPALTAGPRPEPLPLSANQRGLWFQYQVEGPSATYTIPFVARLTAAPDTAALALAVGDVLARHESLRTVFGADEGLPYQRVLTPAEAAAAAPLVVRDVPAERLDAAVAEALAHPFDVTAEPPLQVTLLRAAEGEQALVLALHHIAGDEASRGPLLADLQACYAARLAGEVPEPAGLPVQYADFALWQERLDTSAALAYWRGALAGLPEEIALPTDRPRPAVPGGHGGLVTRRLPGELSAGMLELARSSRSSVFMVAHAAVAALLHRLGAGEDVPLGTPVAGRGGEAALDGLVGFFVNTLVLRADLSGDPTFAELLDRVRAADLAALDHADLPFARVVEAVNPARALGRHPLFQTLVSHSTVTLDTSELFGLQARTEQVDPGTARFDLEFTFADTAHRDDLDLRLFFSADLFDRSTAEALADRLLRLLAQVTADPAARIGDLDVLLPSDRAAYADESPVAVLSGGGSVVGGVDVWVGSVPGGVAVRSGEVELSFGELGVRSGRLASVLVGLGAGSGRWVGVLLPRSVDLVVGLLAVLRSGAGYVPLDPGFPVERLGLMLGDVSPVCVVAVGETVGSVPEGVPVLLLDDPEVIAELGRAEPFTAPAADPEAAAYVIHTSGSTGRPKGVVVPHGALGAFLAVMGERLALGPGDAWVAVTTVSFDIAGLELFGPLVAGATVVLADRDTVRDPEALTALVARTRPAVVQATPSLWEELLAEPVSAPVWSGVHALVGGEALSGGLAERMVRLCGWVSNVYGPTEVTVWATAAELSAGHRGTPSIGRPLAGTRAHVLDAGLRPVPVGVPGELYLAGVQLAQGYLNRPELTAERFVADPYGPPGTRMYRTGDVVRRAADGTLRFVGRVDEQVKLRGFRIELGEVESALSAVPGVGRAVAVVLADVPGGRLVGYATPAAGQELPDAEELRRAVGAVLPEYMVPSAVVALEALPLTANGKTDRRALPAPDRASAGGRRPGTAGERAVCAVFGEVLGLADVGAEDGFFELGGHSLLAARAAGRLRTVLTVAVTVRDVFEAPTPAALAARLADRAVTERPALTAGPRPEPLPLSANQRRLWFLEQLEGPGPTYLLPFALRVHAAHGGLDAAALALAVQDVTARHESLRTVFGEDGGVPYQRVLTPAEAAAAAPLVVRDVPSAAALADTARAAAARPFDLTAEPPLRVTLLRAADGDQALVLALHHIAGDEASRAPLVADLQSCYAARLAGKAPIASELPVQYADFALWQERLDTSAALAYWRGALAGLPEEIALPTDRPRPAVPGGHGDTVEFRVPAPEAGALFRLAADRGATPFMAVHAAVAALLHRLGAGEDVPLGTPVAGRGGEPALDGLVGFFVNTLVLRADLSGDPTFAELLDRVRATDLAALDHADLPFERLVEELNPERLLGRQPLFQTMVALEEAGPDTGRLFGLSTSELPVDPGSAKFDLDVVLRPAPDGSGLLGGIRYATDLFDRATVRGFADRLVRLVARAVAAPDLPVGALDLLSTAEARQLERSHDTARVRPPTTVTEEFAARVAATPDEPAVVAGTERTGFAALDDRADRIARLLLTRGGGPGAVTALLLPRTADAVAALLAVLRTGGAFLPIDLDLPPARIAAMLADARPAAVLCTAATAALLPPAPPPSPSTPRTPPGRSPRAVPARS, from the coding sequence ATGAACGACCGTCCGCAGAGCCGCCTGCCGCTGACCGATGCCCAGTCCGGTGTCTGGTACGGCCAGCGACTCGAACCCGGCAGCACCGCCTACAACGTCGGGCAGTACGTCGAGATCAACGGACCGGTCGACCAGGACCTGCTGGAAGCGGCGCTGCGACACGCCGTGGACGAGACCGAGGCGCTCGGCATGCGGTTCGGCGAGGAGGACGGCACTCCGTACCAGGAACCCGCGGCCCCGGCCGGCTGGGTGCTGCCGCGGACCGACCTGAGCGGCGAAGCCGACCCGCGGGCCGCCGCGCTGGCCCTGATGCGCGCCGACCTCGCCCGGCCGGTCGACCCGGCCGCCGACCGGCTCTTCGGCTTCGCGCTGCTCACCCTCGGGGAGGACCGCGTCCTGTGGTACCAGCGCGTCCACCACATCGCGCTGGACGCCTACGCGATGACCCTGCTGACGCGCCGTACGGCCGAGCTGTACACGGCCTCGGCCCGCGGCGAGGAGCCGCCCGCCGCGCCCGGCGTACGGCTCGCCGACCTGCTCGCCGAGGAGGCCGAGTACCGGGAGTCCGAGCGCTCCGCGGCCGACCGCGCCTACTGGACCGGGCAGCTGGCCGGCTGTCCGGAGCCCGTCCCGGTGGCCGGCGCCGGCCACCCGGCCGCCGCGGAGTTCCTGCGCACCGGCGCCTCGCTCACCGAGCCGCAGACCGCCGCCCTCCTCGCCCTCGCCCACGAGCTCCGCGCCACCTGGGCGGATGTCGCCCTCGCGGCCTTCGCCGGCTACCTCCACCGGACGACCGGCGCGCGTGACGTCCTGCTGGCCGTCCCGGCGATGACCAGGCTGGGTTCGGTGGCCCTCGCCGTGCCCGCCATGAAGGTGAACGTGCTGCCGCTGCGGGTGGCCGTCGCCCCCGGTACGGCCTTCGGCGAGCTGGTCGGACGGGTCGTGCACGCGGGACGCGACCTGCGCCGTCACCAGCGCCACCGCGCCGAGGGGATCCGGCGCGAACTCGACCCGTCGGGGCGCCGGCACGCGGTGTTCGGGCCGATGGTGAACATCAAGGCCTTCGACTACCACTTCGACTTCGACGGCTCCTTCGGCACCCCGCGCAACCTCGCGGCCGGGCCGGTGGAGGACCTCACGCTCTCCGTGTACCTGGACGGCGGCAGCCGGCTGCGGTTCGAGCTGGACGGCAACCCGTGTGCCTACACGATGGAGCAACTGATCTCCCGCGGGCAGGAGTTCCACACCCTGCTGGGCGCCCTGGCGGGCGGCGTCCGGCCGGAGCTGCCGGTCGGGCGGCTCCCGCTGCTCACCGCGGACGGTCTGCTGGAGACCCTCGGCCCGGACCCTGTCGCGGTGTTGCCGGGTTGGGGTTCTGTGGTGGGTGGGGTGGATCGGTGGGTGGGTTCGGTGCCGGGTGGGGTGGCGGTGCGGTCGGGTGGAGTGGAGTTGTCGTTCGGGGAGTTGGGGGATCGGTCGGGGCGGTTGGCGTCGGTGTTGGTGGGGTTGGGTGCGGGTCCTGGGCGGTGGGTGGGGGTGTTGTTGCCCCGGTCGGTGGATCTGGTGGTGGGGTTGTTGGCGGTGTTGCGGTCGGGGGCTGGGTATGTGCCGTTGGATCCCGGTTTTCCGGTGGAGCGGTTGGGGTTGATGTTGGGGGATGCGGTGCCGGTGTGTGTGGTGGCGGTAGGGGAGACGGTGGGGGTGGTGCCGGAGGGGGTTCCGGTGCTGCGGCTGGACGACCCGGAGACGGTGGCCCGGGTGGCGGAGGCCGAGCCCTTGGAGGAGCGCGAGTACGACGAGGCGTCGGCCGCCTATGTGATCCACACGTCGGGGTCGACGGGTCGGCCGAAGGGTGTGGTGGTGTCGCACGGTGCGTTGGGGGCGTTCCTCGCGGTGATGGGTCAGCGGCTCGGGTTGGGGCCGGGGGATGCGTGGGTGGCGGTGACGACGGTGTCGTTCGACATCGCGGGGCTGGAGTTGTTCGGTCCTCTGGTGTCGGGCGCGACGGTGGTCCTGGCGGACCGGGACACGGTGCGTGATCCGCAGGCGCTGACCGCGCTGGTGGCCCGGACCCGTCCGGCGGTCGTCCAGGCGACGCCGAGCCTGTGGGAGGAACTGCTCGCCGAGCCCGTCAGTGCCCCGGTCTGGTCGGGAGTGCATGCCCTGGTCGGTGGCGAGGCCCTGTCGGGCGGGCTGGCGGAGCGGATGGCGCGGCTCTGCGGGCGGGTGAGCAATGTCTACGGCCCGACCGAGGTGACCGTCTGGGCCACGGTGGCCGAACTGTCCGCCGGCCACCGCGGCACCCCCGGCATCGGCGCCCCGCTGCCCGGGGTGCGGGCCCTGGTCCTGGACCCCGCGCTGCAGCCGGTGCCCGTCGGAATCGCCGGTGAACTCTACCTTTCGGGCGTCCAGTTGGCGCACGGCTACCTGAACCGCCCCGGCCAGACGGCGGGCCGCTTCGTGGCCTCGCCGTTCGACGGACCCGGTGCCCGGATGTACCGGACGGGGGACGTGGTGCGCCGGGCCGCCGACGGGGGCCTGGAGTTCCTGGGCCGGGTGGACGAGCAGGTGAAGCTGCGGGGGTTCCGGATCGAGCTGGGGGAGGTGGAGTCCGCGCTGTCCGCCGTCCCCGGCGTGGGCCGGGCCGTCGCGGTGGTCCTGGCGGACGTGCCCGGTGGCCGGCTGGTGGGCTACGTGACCCCGGCGGCCGGCCGGGGTCTGCCCGAAGGAGAGGTGGTGCGGAGTGCGGTGGGCGAGGTTCTTCCGGAGTACATGGTGCCGAGTGCGGTGGTGGCTCTGGAGGCGCTGCCGTTGACGGCGAACGGCAAGACGGACCGCCGGGCGCTGCCCGCCCCGGACCGGGCCTCGGCCGGTGGCCGGAGGCCGGGGACGGCGGCGGAGCGGGCGGTGTGCACGGTGTTCGGGGAGGTGCTGGGCCTGGCGGACGTCGGGGCGGAGGACGGCTTCTTCGAGCTGGGCGGCCACTCCCTGCTCGCCGCCCGCGCCGCCGGACGCCTGCGCGGGCGGCTGGGTGTCGACGTGGCCATTCGGGACGTGTTCGAGGCGCCGACGCCGGCCGCGCTGGCCGCCCGGCTGGCGGACCGCGCGGTCACCGAACGGCCGGCCCTCACCGCGGGCCCGCGCCCCGAACCGCTGCCGCTCTCCGCCAACCAGCGCGGCCTGTGGTTCCAGTACCAGGTCGAGGGACCGAGCGCGACCTACACGATCCCCTTCGTCGCCCGGCTCACCGCCGCTCCCGACACCGCCGCGCTGGCCCTGGCCGTCGGTGACGTGCTGGCGCGGCACGAGAGCCTGCGCACCGTGTTCGGCGCCGACGAGGGCCTCCCGTACCAGCGGGTGCTGACCCCGGCCGAGGCCGCCGCCGCGGCCCCGCTGGTGGTCCGCGACGTGCCCGCCGAACGGCTGGACGCGGCGGTGGCCGAGGCACTGGCCCACCCCTTCGACGTGACCGCCGAGCCGCCGCTGCAAGTCACCCTGCTGCGCGCCGCCGAGGGTGAGCAGGCGCTCGTGCTCGCCCTGCACCACATCGCGGGCGACGAGGCCTCCCGCGGGCCGCTGCTCGCCGACCTCCAGGCCTGCTACGCCGCCCGGCTCGCCGGAGAGGTCCCGGAGCCGGCCGGACTCCCGGTCCAGTACGCGGACTTCGCGCTCTGGCAGGAGCGGCTGGACACCTCGGCCGCGCTGGCGTACTGGCGCGGCGCGCTGGCCGGGCTGCCCGAGGAGATCGCGCTGCCCACCGACCGCCCCCGCCCCGCCGTCCCCGGCGGACACGGCGGCCTGGTGACCCGTCGGCTGCCCGGGGAACTGTCGGCCGGGATGCTCGAGCTGGCCCGCTCCAGCCGCAGCAGCGTCTTCATGGTGGCCCACGCGGCGGTGGCGGCGCTGCTGCACCGGCTGGGCGCGGGCGAGGACGTGCCGCTGGGCACGCCGGTCGCCGGCCGCGGCGGGGAGGCGGCGCTGGACGGACTGGTCGGTTTCTTCGTCAACACCCTGGTGCTGCGCGCCGACCTGTCCGGCGATCCGACGTTCGCCGAGCTGCTGGACCGCGTGCGCGCCGCCGACCTGGCCGCCCTCGACCACGCCGACCTCCCCTTCGCCCGGGTCGTCGAGGCCGTCAACCCGGCCCGGGCACTCGGCCGCCACCCGCTGTTCCAGACCCTCGTCTCGCACAGCACCGTCACCCTCGACACCTCCGAACTCTTCGGCCTCCAGGCCCGGACGGAGCAGGTCGACCCCGGCACCGCCCGCTTCGACCTGGAGTTCACCTTCGCGGACACGGCCCACCGGGACGACCTCGACCTGCGGCTGTTCTTCTCGGCGGACCTGTTCGACCGGAGCACCGCCGAGGCCCTGGCCGACCGGCTGCTGCGGCTGCTGGCCCAGGTGACGGCCGACCCGGCGGCCCGGATCGGGGACCTGGACGTCCTGCTGCCGTCCGACCGTGCCGCGTACGCCGACGAGTCCCCGGTGGCGGTGTTGTCGGGTGGGGGTTCGGTGGTGGGTGGGGTGGATGTGTGGGTGGGTTCGGTGCCGGGTGGGGTGGCGGTGCGTTCGGGTGAAGTGGAGCTTTCGTTCGGGGAGTTGGGGGTGCGGTCGGGTCGGTTGGCGTCGGTGTTGGTGGGGTTGGGGGCGGGGTCCGGGCGGTGGGTGGGGGTGTTGTTGCCGCGGTCGGTGGATCTGGTGGTGGGGTTGTTGGCGGTGTTGCGGTCGGGGGCGGGGTATGTGCCGTTGGATCCCGGTTTTCCGGTGGAGCGGTTGGGGTTGATGTTGGGGGATGTGTCGCCGGTGTGTGTGGTGGCGGTGGGGGAGACGGTGGGTTCGGTGCCGGAGGGGGTTCCGGTGCTGCTGCTGGACGACCCGGAGGTGATCGCCGAACTCGGTCGCGCCGAGCCGTTCACCGCTCCCGCTGCCGATCCGGAGGCGGCCGCATATGTGATCCACACGTCGGGGTCGACGGGTCGGCCGAAGGGTGTGGTGGTGCCGCACGGTGCGTTGGGGGCGTTCCTCGCGGTGATGGGTGAGCGGTTGGCGCTCGGGCCGGGGGACGCGTGGGTGGCGGTGACGACGGTGTCCTTCGACATCGCGGGGCTGGAGCTGTTCGGGCCGCTGGTGGCGGGTGCGACGGTGGTGCTGGCGGACCGGGACACCGTGCGTGATCCGGAGGCGCTGACCGCGCTCGTGGCCCGGACCCGTCCGGCGGTCGTCCAGGCGACGCCGAGCCTGTGGGAGGAACTGCTCGCCGAGCCCGTCAGTGCCCCGGTCTGGTCGGGGGTGCATGCCCTGGTCGGTGGCGAGGCGTTGTCGGGCGGGCTGGCGGAGCGGATGGTCCGGCTCTGCGGGTGGGTGAGCAATGTCTACGGCCCGACCGAGGTGACCGTCTGGGCCACGGCCGCCGAGCTGTCCGCCGGCCACCGCGGCACACCCTCGATCGGCCGCCCGCTGGCCGGCACCCGCGCGCACGTCCTGGACGCCGGGCTGCGACCGGTCCCGGTCGGCGTCCCCGGCGAGCTCTACCTCGCGGGCGTCCAGTTGGCACAGGGGTACCTCAACCGGCCGGAGCTGACCGCCGAACGCTTCGTCGCCGACCCCTACGGCCCGCCCGGCACCCGGATGTACCGGACGGGGGACGTGGTGCGCCGGGCCGCCGACGGCACGCTGCGGTTCGTCGGCCGGGTGGACGAGCAGGTGAAGCTGCGGGGGTTCCGGATCGAGCTGGGGGAGGTGGAGTCGGCACTGTCCGCCGTCCCCGGTGTGGGCCGGGCGGTCGCGGTGGTGCTGGCGGACGTGCCGGGCGGTCGGCTGGTCGGTTATGCGACCCCGGCCGCCGGCCAGGAGCTGCCGGACGCCGAGGAACTGCGGCGCGCGGTCGGTGCGGTTCTTCCGGAGTACATGGTGCCGAGCGCGGTGGTGGCTCTGGAGGCGCTGCCGTTGACGGCGAACGGCAAGACGGACCGCCGGGCGCTGCCCGCCCCGGACCGGGCCTCGGCCGGTGGCCGGAGGCCGGGGACGGCGGGGGAGCGGGCGGTGTGCGCGGTGTTCGGGGAGGTGCTGGGCCTGGCGGACGTCGGCGCGGAGGACGGCTTCTTCGAGCTGGGCGGCCACTCCCTGCTCGCCGCCCGCGCCGCCGGACGCCTGCGGACGGTGCTCACCGTCGCCGTCACGGTCCGCGACGTGTTCGAGGCGCCGACGCCGGCCGCGCTGGCCGCCCGGCTGGCGGACCGCGCGGTCACCGAACGGCCGGCCCTCACCGCGGGCCCGCGCCCGGAACCGCTGCCGCTCTCCGCCAACCAGCGCAGGCTGTGGTTCCTGGAGCAGCTGGAGGGTCCGGGGCCCACCTACCTGCTGCCGTTCGCGCTGCGCGTCCACGCCGCGCACGGCGGCCTCGACGCCGCCGCGCTCGCGCTCGCCGTGCAGGACGTGACGGCCCGCCACGAAAGCCTGCGCACCGTGTTCGGCGAGGACGGCGGCGTCCCGTACCAGCGGGTGCTGACCCCGGCCGAGGCCGCCGCCGCGGCGCCGCTCGTGGTCCGCGACGTGCCCTCCGCGGCGGCCCTCGCGGACACCGCCCGGGCCGCCGCCGCCCGCCCCTTCGACCTTACCGCCGAGCCGCCGCTGCGGGTGACCCTGCTGCGCGCCGCGGACGGTGACCAGGCGCTCGTGCTCGCCCTGCACCACATCGCGGGGGACGAGGCCTCGCGCGCCCCGCTGGTCGCCGACCTGCAGTCCTGCTACGCCGCGCGGCTGGCCGGGAAGGCCCCGATCGCCAGTGAACTCCCGGTCCAGTACGCGGACTTCGCGCTCTGGCAGGAGCGGCTGGACACCTCGGCCGCGCTGGCGTACTGGCGCGGCGCGCTGGCCGGGCTGCCCGAGGAGATCGCGCTGCCCACCGACCGCCCCCGCCCCGCCGTCCCCGGCGGACACGGCGACACCGTCGAGTTCCGGGTACCCGCGCCCGAGGCCGGGGCACTGTTCCGGCTCGCCGCCGACCGCGGGGCCACGCCGTTCATGGCCGTGCACGCGGCGGTGGCGGCGCTGCTGCACCGGCTGGGCGCGGGCGAGGACGTGCCGCTGGGCACGCCGGTCGCCGGCCGGGGCGGGGAGCCCGCGCTGGACGGACTGGTCGGTTTCTTCGTCAACACCCTGGTGCTGCGCGCCGACCTGTCCGGCGACCCGACGTTCGCCGAGCTGCTGGACCGCGTGCGCGCCACCGACCTGGCCGCCCTCGACCACGCCGACCTCCCCTTCGAACGGCTGGTGGAGGAGCTCAACCCGGAGCGGCTGCTCGGCCGCCAGCCGCTCTTCCAGACCATGGTCGCCCTGGAGGAGGCCGGGCCCGACACCGGGCGACTGTTCGGCCTGAGCACCTCCGAGCTGCCCGTCGACCCCGGGTCCGCCAAGTTCGACCTCGACGTGGTGCTGCGGCCCGCCCCGGACGGCTCCGGCCTGCTCGGCGGCATCCGCTACGCCACCGACCTGTTCGACCGGGCCACCGTCCGCGGCTTCGCCGACCGGCTGGTGCGGCTGGTCGCCCGGGCGGTCGCCGCCCCCGACCTCCCGGTCGGCGCGCTTGACCTGCTCTCCACCGCCGAGGCCCGGCAGCTGGAGCGCTCCCACGACACCGCCCGGGTGCGGCCGCCCACCACCGTCACCGAGGAGTTCGCGGCCCGCGTCGCCGCCACCCCCGACGAGCCCGCCGTCGTGGCGGGCACCGAGCGGACCGGCTTCGCCGCCCTGGACGACCGGGCCGACCGGATCGCCCGGCTGCTGCTCACCCGCGGCGGCGGCCCCGGCGCGGTCACCGCACTGCTGCTGCCCCGGACCGCCGACGCGGTCGCCGCACTGCTGGCGGTGCTGCGTACCGGCGGTGCCTTCCTGCCGATCGACCTCGACCTGCCGCCGGCCCGGATCGCCGCGATGCTGGCCGACGCCCGCCCGGCCGCCGTCCTGTGCACCGCCGCGACCGCCGCCCTGCTGCCCCCGGCACCACCGCCGTCGCCCTCGACGCCCCGGACACCGCCCGGGCGCTCGCCGCGGGCCGTCCCCGCCCGGTCCTGA
- a CDS encoding ABC transporter substrate-binding protein, translated as MTSHTTAAQRGPAGAGPRTGRPRAAIAAFLAAALVVLTAACSTTSEGGSGAASPAGGTAGTTRVVKTPDGDITVPADPKRIVGLSYAAAWLLDAGIPMVGVTSIDDAALSAEQKAKVKEIPLVGEGNELNFEKIASLRPDLIVISAPKRVQFQIDKLRPIAPVVSFGIGNPDELLPTSLKVTDAAGHPEAGLAVKKQYEDKAAKLKATYAEKLARTDWAIVNSGEPGKFSAYDGKSWLGLVVKDAGARFATLPGVTFTDAWADLSFEEIGKLESADVILVDGDEEGGKPSAETTELLGQANWKNLKAARNGQVHPVPAFFTSRYPEAVRILDQLEQVLTSL; from the coding sequence GTGACCAGTCACACCACAGCCGCGCAGCGAGGACCGGCCGGCGCCGGACCACGGACGGGCCGCCCGCGCGCCGCGATCGCCGCGTTCCTCGCCGCCGCGCTCGTCGTCCTCACCGCCGCCTGCTCCACCACCTCCGAGGGCGGCAGCGGCGCCGCGTCCCCGGCCGGGGGCACCGCGGGCACCACGCGCGTGGTGAAGACCCCGGACGGCGACATCACCGTGCCGGCCGACCCGAAGCGGATCGTCGGGCTCTCCTACGCCGCCGCCTGGCTCCTGGACGCGGGCATCCCGATGGTCGGCGTCACCTCGATCGACGACGCGGCGCTCTCCGCCGAGCAGAAGGCCAAGGTCAAGGAGATCCCGCTGGTCGGCGAGGGCAACGAGCTGAACTTCGAGAAGATCGCCTCGCTCAGGCCCGATCTGATCGTCATCTCCGCCCCGAAGCGGGTGCAGTTCCAGATCGACAAGCTCAGGCCGATCGCCCCGGTGGTCTCCTTCGGCATCGGCAACCCGGACGAACTCCTGCCCACCTCACTGAAGGTCACCGACGCCGCCGGGCACCCGGAGGCCGGACTCGCGGTGAAGAAGCAGTACGAGGACAAGGCCGCCAAGCTGAAGGCGACCTATGCCGAGAAGCTGGCCAGGACCGACTGGGCGATCGTCAACTCCGGTGAGCCCGGCAAGTTCTCCGCCTACGACGGCAAGTCCTGGCTCGGCCTGGTGGTCAAGGACGCGGGCGCCAGGTTCGCCACCCTGCCGGGCGTCACCTTCACCGACGCCTGGGCCGACCTCTCCTTCGAGGAGATCGGCAAGCTGGAGTCCGCCGACGTGATCCTCGTCGACGGCGACGAGGAGGGCGGGAAGCCCTCGGCCGAGACCACCGAACTGCTCGGCCAGGCCAACTGGAAGAACCTCAAGGCGGCCAGGAACGGCCAGGTCCACCCGGTCCCGGCGTTCTTCACCAGCCGCTACCCCGAGGCCGTCCGGATCCTCGACCAGCTGGAGCAGGTCCTCACGTCGCTCTGA